The nucleotide sequence CTACAATGGGTATCATAAAGGGCAACAAAATATACGGCATAATAAAATCTATGCTGGGAGACAACACATTTTCAGACCTTAAGATACCCCTTGCGATAGTAGCGACCGACATAGAAAACGGCGAGGAGGTCGTATTTACAGAAGGGCCGTTGTGCGATGCGGTAAGGGTGAGCTGTTCGTACCCGGGAATATTCGTGCCGCAGCGCATCGGAGGGCGATTATTAGTTGACGGCGGCATAGTAAATACGGTACCGGTAAGCATTGCCCGTCAGATGGGCGCCGATATAGTGGTAGCTGTTGATGTGGGCTTCTGTGTAAACGTGGGAGAAATAAAAAGTATTTTTTCCGTAATATTTCAGACATACCAGATTATGGGCGATGAACTAAACCGTCACCAGGCAAAACAGGCCGACATAATAATACGGCCTGACCTGATAGGCATAGATCAGCTCGCTTTTGACAAAGCGATGACGGCTATCGAAAGCGGCGAACGAGCAGCCGTCGAGAAACTTCCGGAAATCAAAAAGAAATTAGGGGTGCGGCCATGAATAATGAACAGGATAACGATAAAAAAGCGATGGTGCCTGACTTCGGCCTTTTTATTTCGAGCTTGTCTATGCAGGCGCTAATTCTACTGGGCGAGATCGACAGCCCGCTTACTCACAAAAAAGAGATAAACCTGGACCAGGCAAAATACGTTATCGATACCATCGCAATGCTCAAAGATAAAACCCAAAGTAGTCTCACCAAAGAAGAGCTCAGCTTTATGGACAATATACTCTACGAATTACGAATGAAGTATACAGCAAAATCGGGGAAATTATAAGATCATGAATTTTACCTTATTTTTAATACTTGCGGGAGTGTGCGCGGTTCTTTTTCTTACTATCTATGCCTTCTCCAGGCATATAAAAATGATAAATTCTACCGTTTCTGAGCAGTTAAAGGAGATAAACGACAATTTGAGGGCGCATTTTGTGGATAATTCGCGCCTTACGCAGGAAAGAGACCATCATATAGGCACCCGGCTGGATAATACGACACGGGTAGTAGGCGATGTTAAAGAATTATTAGGGCGCGTAGAAGAATCTAGCAGGCGGATTTTTGAAATAGGCAAGGACATATCAAGCCTGCAGGATATCCTTCGGGCACCGAAGATACGCGGCGGTATAGGGCAGTATTTTTTGGAGGATCTCTTAAAGCAGATATTGCCGAAGGAGTATTATGCGCTTGAATATGAATTCAAGAGTAAAGAAAGAGTTGACGCCATAATACGCCTTGCCGGGGGCATGGTTCCGGTAGACGCCAAATTTCCGTTAGATAATTTTAAAAGAATACTCAGCGCGAAGGAGGATAAGGAAAGAGAAGCTTTCAGAAAATGTTTTATAACGGATGTTAAAAACCACATAAAAAAGATATCCGAAAAGTATATATTGCCGGATGAGGGGACTCTTGATTTTGCGCTTATGTATATACCGGCGGAGAACGTATACTATGAAACCATAATAAAAGACGAAAACTTAGGTAACGAGACCGGCGTATTCCAATACGCAACATCAAAAAAGGTGATACCTGTCTCTCCCAGCAGTTTTTATGCTTATCTCATGGTTATACTGCTCGGCCTGAAGGGTATGACCATAGAGCGCCGCGCAAAAGACATAATGCAGCATCTTGCGCGGATAAGAGGAGAATTTGATAGGTTTTCTGATGACTTCGGCAAGGTGGGACGGCACATAGACAATGCCAAATCCGCCTACAAGGAGGGCGAAGGACATCTGGTAAAGATAAGCGACAGGTTGTTAAAAATAGAACTGCCTGAATCCTCACCGGGCGAGGTTAAAAAGATCCCCGAAAAATAGGCTTAGCCCGCTTGCCCCATTTGATATTGACTCCTGCGAAACTTTATGCTATATTAATTGCTCTATTAAACACTGTAATATAATATACTAATTTTATGAATGCAAAAACATGGATCTCTTCGCTTTTTAGGGCACTTGTCAGCATTGGATTAATATTTGCCCTTATCTATATCATGCGAGACAGCCTGCCGGGAATGATGGCCACTTTGAAGCGCGCTTCGCCCTCCCTATTCATATTAAGCGCGTTGGTGTATCTAGCGGCTATGCTAATAACCTCTTTTAGGCTGCGCATTCTGCTTGCCTTACAGGGAATCAAGATGGCGACCGTGGATGTATTTCGTCTAAATCTTGTCGGGTGCTTTTTCTCGAGTTTTCTTCCCACATCGGTTGGCGGCGATATAGTGAAGGCATTTTACATCTCGAAAGAAGCCAAGCGAGCCACACAAGCTTACACATCTGTATTTATAGACAGGTTCCTGGGCATGTTTACCATATTCCTTATTGCGCTGACAGCCCTTATTTTAACAAAAGATACATCGGGGTTCCGCCTGACATGGTTATTAGC is from Candidatus Omnitrophota bacterium and encodes:
- a CDS encoding DUF1844 domain-containing protein, with protein sequence MNNEQDNDKKAMVPDFGLFISSLSMQALILLGEIDSPLTHKKEINLDQAKYVIDTIAMLKDKTQSSLTKEELSFMDNILYELRMKYTAKSGKL
- a CDS encoding patatin-like phospholipase family protein, with the translated sequence MSIGNKIASIFKKKKVALVLGGGSARGMAHIGVLKVLQIENIKFDLVVGTSIGAFIGANYALGNDIEGAEKMALKFKAAENLDFTIPPTMGIIKGNKIYGIIKSMLGDNTFSDLKIPLAIVATDIENGEEVVFTEGPLCDAVRVSCSYPGIFVPQRIGGRLLVDGGIVNTVPVSIARQMGADIVVAVDVGFCVNVGEIKSIFSVIFQTYQIMGDELNRHQAKQADIIIRPDLIGIDQLAFDKAMTAIESGERAAVEKLPEIKKKLGVRP
- a CDS encoding DNA recombination protein RmuC — protein: MNFTLFLILAGVCAVLFLTIYAFSRHIKMINSTVSEQLKEINDNLRAHFVDNSRLTQERDHHIGTRLDNTTRVVGDVKELLGRVEESSRRIFEIGKDISSLQDILRAPKIRGGIGQYFLEDLLKQILPKEYYALEYEFKSKERVDAIIRLAGGMVPVDAKFPLDNFKRILSAKEDKEREAFRKCFITDVKNHIKKISEKYILPDEGTLDFALMYIPAENVYYETIIKDENLGNETGVFQYATSKKVIPVSPSSFYAYLMVILLGLKGMTIERRAKDIMQHLARIRGEFDRFSDDFGKVGRHIDNAKSAYKEGEGHLVKISDRLLKIELPESSPGEVKKIPEK